The Shewanella japonica genome has a window encoding:
- the fabD gene encoding ACP S-malonyltransferase, which translates to MENMAFVFPGQGSQAVGMLADLAVEFPIVTETFSQASAVLGYDLWALTQDGPAEKLNETDKTQPALLTASVAIWRAYEESGAAKPALLAGHSLGEYSALVCGGVIAFEDAVKLVELRGQLMQQAVPAGTGAMFAVIGLDNDSIAKACEESANGAVVSPVNFNSPGQVVIAGEKEATERAAAACKAAGAKMAVALPVSVPSHCALMKPAAEKLAAALEAITFNEPTINVINNVDVAAPTSESDIKDALVRQLYCPVRWSETIEFIASQGVTELVEMGPGKVLTGLTKRINKSLKGQAVNNAASLSALIQ; encoded by the coding sequence GCTGTTGGCATGTTAGCTGATCTTGCGGTTGAATTTCCCATTGTCACAGAAACTTTTTCTCAAGCAAGTGCGGTTTTAGGTTACGACTTATGGGCGTTAACACAAGATGGTCCTGCTGAAAAACTTAATGAAACAGATAAAACTCAACCTGCATTATTAACAGCAAGTGTTGCTATTTGGCGTGCGTATGAAGAAAGTGGTGCAGCTAAGCCTGCATTACTAGCAGGTCATAGTTTGGGTGAGTACTCAGCACTAGTTTGCGGTGGCGTAATAGCATTTGAAGACGCAGTGAAATTAGTTGAGCTGCGTGGCCAATTAATGCAACAAGCGGTTCCTGCTGGAACAGGGGCAATGTTTGCTGTAATTGGTCTTGATAACGATTCAATTGCAAAAGCCTGTGAAGAGTCTGCCAATGGTGCAGTCGTCAGTCCGGTAAACTTTAACAGCCCTGGCCAAGTGGTTATTGCTGGTGAAAAAGAAGCAACTGAAAGAGCTGCTGCTGCATGTAAAGCTGCTGGTGCTAAAATGGCTGTTGCACTACCTGTGAGTGTGCCTTCACATTGTGCGCTTATGAAACCTGCGGCAGAAAAGCTTGCTGCTGCACTTGAAGCTATTACGTTTAATGAGCCAACGATCAATGTTATCAATAACGTTGATGTTGCTGCTCCTACATCAGAGTCAGATATAAAAGATGCGTTAGTACGCCAATTATATTGCCCAGTGCGCTGGAGCGAAACAATTGAGTTTATTGCTTCTCAAGGTGTTACTGAACTTGTTGAAATGGGACCTGGAAAGGTACTAACAGGGTTAACAAAAAGAATAAATAAATCGTTAAAGGGGCAAGCTGTGAATAATGCTGCGTCTTTATCTGCTTTAATCCAATAA
- the acpP gene encoding acyl carrier protein, producing MSNIEERVKKIIIEQLGVKEEDVKSAASFVDDLGADSLDTVELVMALEEEFDTEIPDEEAEKITTVQAAIDYVSKNQ from the coding sequence ATGAGCAACATCGAAGAACGTGTAAAGAAAATCATCATTGAGCAACTTGGCGTTAAAGAAGAAGACGTTAAATCAGCTGCATCATTCGTAGACGATTTAGGTGCAGATTCTCTGGACACTGTTGAATTGGTTATGGCTCTAGAAGAAGAGTTTGACACCGAGATCCCTGATGAAGAAGCTGAAAAGATCACTACTGTTCAAGCAGCGATCGATTACGTTTCAAAGAATCAGTAA
- the fabG gene encoding 3-oxoacyl-ACP reductase FabG, translated as MNLTGKVALVTGASRGIGRAISETLVEAGAVVIGTATSEKGAAAIQDYLGDKGHGLVLNVTDSESVAQLFAQIKEKAGDVDILINNAGITRDNLLMRMKDDEWQDIVDTNLTSLFRLSKPVMRSMMKKRNGRIINIGSVVGTMGNAGQVNYSAAKAGLIGFTKSLAREIASRQITVNAIAPGFIQTDMTDELNEEQQQAIMSQVPMERLGQAQEIANAVLFLASDSAAYITGETLHVNGGMYMV; from the coding sequence ATGAATTTAACAGGCAAAGTAGCTTTAGTTACAGGTGCAAGCCGTGGTATCGGCCGCGCTATATCAGAAACTCTGGTTGAAGCTGGCGCTGTAGTTATTGGTACTGCAACAAGTGAGAAAGGTGCTGCAGCAATTCAAGATTACCTTGGTGATAAAGGTCATGGTTTAGTTTTAAACGTCACCGATAGTGAGTCAGTTGCGCAATTATTCGCCCAGATCAAAGAAAAAGCCGGTGATGTTGATATTCTGATTAACAATGCGGGTATTACTCGTGATAATTTATTGATGAGAATGAAAGATGATGAGTGGCAAGATATCGTTGACACCAATTTGACTTCACTGTTTAGATTATCTAAACCTGTTATGCGTTCTATGATGAAAAAACGTAATGGCCGCATTATTAATATTGGCTCAGTTGTAGGTACAATGGGCAATGCAGGGCAAGTAAATTACTCTGCGGCAAAAGCTGGATTGATCGGATTTACAAAATCTCTTGCTAGAGAGATTGCATCTCGTCAAATAACAGTTAATGCTATTGCACCAGGTTTCATTCAAACTGATATGACTGATGAGCTAAATGAAGAGCAACAACAAGCCATTATGTCTCAAGTTCCAATGGAACGTTTAGGACAAGCACAAGAAATTGCTAATGCTGTTTTATTCTTGGCATCTGACTCAGCTGCTTACATAACAGGTGAAACCCTGCATGTAAATGGCGGAATGTACATGGTTTAA